A part of Plasmodium vivax scf_4655 genomic scaffold, whole genome shotgun sequence genomic DNA contains:
- a CDS encoding Pvstp1, truncated, putative (encoded by transcript PVX_165265A; 3' partial due to end of contig.) → MFKFSVPISSKIKQKKKFIEISKRFRYALLEYYTSFKKHDYTTDTHRKCRGLNYFLDDLRDEFNKHIVPLLSPSKRENYWNKEVENKLLKDLQTKTGNSCARNAISYNKEIRILRKEIEDYCDERDELIGTLSSLSINEHEKCERFRYWMVDSLVYFWNDYYWRKYITYRSMIEPLFIENNGMVSPG, encoded by the coding sequence ATGTTTAAGTTCAGTGTGCCCATatcttcaaaaataaaacaaaaaaaaaaatttattgaaaTATCAAAGAGATTTAGATATGCACTTCTAGAATATTATACGAGTTTTAAAAAGCATGATTATACCACAGATACACATCGTAAATGTAGAGGACTGAACTACTTTTTAGATGATTTAAGAGATGAATTCAATAAACACATTGTTCCTTTATTGTCTCCAAGTAAAAGAGAAAACTACTGGAACAAAGaagtggaaaataaattgttgAAGGATTTACAAACAAAAACTGGAAATAGTTGCGCAAGAAATGCTATTAGttataataaagaaataagaatattaagaaaagaaatagaaGACTATTGTGATGAAAGAGATGAATTAATTGGCACACTGAGTTCTCTAAGTATAAATGAACacgaaaaatgtgaaagatTTAGATATTGGATGGTTGACAGCTTGGTGTATTTTTGGAATGACTATTACtggagaaaatatattacatatagaTCTATGATTGAACCCCTTTTCATTGAAAATAATGGTATGGTGTCACCTGGTTGA